The genomic DNA AGGCTTGTGAGTTGAGGAATCTGACGAAATTGGGCATAATTGTATGTCAGAACAGTTGTAGTTTAGTTTTGGATTCAGAATTTAGATATGTTATGGTTTACTTATATTAGTTATTGAAGTTTTGTATGAATTTTTTGGTTCCTATGTTTTAGGGATTCGAAATACATTTGATAACTAAAATGACTCTGCTACAATGGTTTCTTTGAATGGAGTGGATGAAACTCTCTTTGTTGTCTATCTTAACAAGTTTGAAGATTCCATTGACAGTGTCTTGCTAGTTGTTTCATCcttagattttttgttttgttttaatgtggATTAGATATGTGGAGACATCCATGGGCAATTCTATGACATGAAAGAGCTTTTTAAAGTCGGGGGTGATTGCCCTAAGACGAATTATTtgtttcttggagattttgttGATCGAGGTTTTTATTCAGTTGAGACATTTCTACTTCTTCTAGCTCTCAAGGTAATTAATAGTAAATACCCCAACAGTGTTTTACTTTGGTTTGCTCAAATATATGCTCCCCCAGTGGGTTCCACAATTCCTTAAGTTAGTTACTATTTTTATTCTCAGGTAAGATATCCAGACCGTATAACTCTCATTAGAGGGAACCACGAGAGCCGGCAGATTACACAGGTGAGTTCAGTCTATTATTAGAAAACTTTGATGCGTGTGTGTATTTTTCATACTATTTAAGAGTCTGCCCTTTAGTAGGTATATGGATTTTATGACGAGTGCCTGCGTAAATATGGCTCTGTAAATGTCTGGAGATACTGCACAGATATCTTTGACTACTTGAGGTACACACTCCTTTTcagcttttgtttttggagttCTGAGTAGatgttattttggtttaatgtaACGGAAACTTTCTATCTTTTATATGTCTTAAGTCTTTCAGCTCTTGTCGAGAACAAGATATTTTGTGTTCATGGAGGTCTCTCTCCAGCTATTATGACTCTAGACCAGGTTGAGAAAGTGAATGATATAATTAGAAAGTTTTAGCTATAAGGATATAACTGACTAGTCCGTTCATACGTTTCTTTTGGTAGATCAGGGCTATTGATCGGAAGCAAGAAGTACCACATGATGGTGCCATGTGTGATCTTTTATGGTCTGATCCAGAAGATATTGTAGATGGCTGGGGATTGAGTCCACGTGGTGCAGGATTCCTTTTTGGCGGGAGTGTTGTCACGTCTTTTAACCACACAAACAACATTGATTATATTTGCCGAGCTCATCAGCTAGTTATGGAAGGTTACAAATGGATGTTCAATAGTCAGATAGTCACTGTTTGGTCTGCCCCTAATTACTGTTATAGGTAACTCAGAACCTCCACACTTATGATCTTTGTTTCCTTTGCCTTTGAATGTTCATGTTATTTCTGAATGTGCTATAGATGCGGTAATGTAGCTGCAATTCTAGAGCTCGATGAGAATCTAAATAAGGAGTTTCGTGTCTTCGATGCAGCCCCACAAGTAAGAGCCTCACCTATCTAAATTCATGTTCAAATTGCTGTTTGATTTTTTCTGACATAATATGACTTTGGATACAGGAATCTAGAGGAGCTCCATCCAAGAAACCTGCACCTGATTATTTCCTGTGAGACGCAAAACAGTGAAAACAGAAACTGGAACTTAGAATTTGGTTCATTGCAGAACAAGCAAACTTCCCAAAATCATCTGGTGGTTAGGATT from Camelina sativa cultivar DH55 chromosome 2, Cs, whole genome shotgun sequence includes the following:
- the LOC104731601 gene encoding serine/threonine-protein phosphatase PP-X isozyme 2 isoform X1, with the protein product MSDLDQQIEQLKRCEPLKESEVKALCLKAMEILVEESNVQRVDAPVTICGDIHGQFYDMKELFKVGGDCPKTNYLFLGDFVDRGFYSVETFLLLLALKVRYPDRITLIRGNHESRQITQVYGFYDECLRKYGSVNVWRYCTDIFDYLSLSALVENKIFCVHGGLSPAIMTLDQIRAIDRKQEVPHDGAMCDLLWSDPEDIVDGWGLSPRGAGFLFGGSVVTSFNHTNNIDYICRAHQLVMEGYKWMFNSQIVTVWSAPNYCYRCGNVAAILELDENLNKEFRVFDAAPQESRGAPSKKPAPDYFL
- the LOC104731601 gene encoding serine/threonine-protein phosphatase PP-X isozyme 2 isoform X2 translates to MSDLDQQIEQLKRCEPLKESEVKALCLKAMEILVEESNVQRVDAPVTICGDIHGQFYDMKELFKVGGDCPKTNYLFLGDFVDRGFYSVETFLLLLALKVRYPDRITLIRGNHESRQITQVYGFYDECLRKYGSVNVWRYCTDIFDYLSLSALVENKIFCVHGGLSPAIMTLDQGY